One stretch of Malus domestica chromosome 14, GDT2T_hap1 DNA includes these proteins:
- the LOC103454548 gene encoding folylpolyglutamate synthase isoform X3, whose protein sequence is MNAYSHTHLKCDLFGVSHVHDRSHCLFNNRTWSASHVPDIIGTSHLNRRGYTSTTISYQVMEHMQTNVVAKEYSDDLPITSSYESAMEALSSLITCKKRGDTSSVGGKYGKLERMSIYLKILGLEEKIDGLRIIHVAGTKGKGSTCTFCEAILRECGFRTGLFTSPHLIDVRERFRINGLDITEDRFLPYFWSCWSQLEVDVAIIEVGLGGKRDSTNVINKPVVCGITSLGMDHIEALGNTLGQIASHKAGIFKPHIPAFVVPQLSEAMDVIHEVAEGLAVPLGVVPPLDCEKMDGFKLSLSGDHQSINAGLAVALSKCWLQRTGNWEKLIRKQEILEGDLPEPFHRGLSTAHLSGRAQIVYDTSLKSYNSSKEPESSCGDLIFYLDGAHSPESMEVCGRWFSTAVKGNQKTLSRLRVENAEQVLGNGHIQYGSGKMEEPYETSKQILLFNCMEVRDPQALLPQLVNTCVSSGIHLSKALFVPSMSSYSKVTSAASVIPENFSRDLSWQFNLQRLWEKMIHGKEVDIVMDAELEIDAAKVLPYEFLYEDASHCSPVDNRFSCSAVIPSLPLAISWLRDCVKRNPSVRIQVLVTGSLHLVGDVLKLLKR, encoded by the exons ATGAATGCCTATTCACACACTCACCTGAAGTGTGATCTTTTTGGTGTTTCACACGTCCATGACCGAAGTCATTGCTTGTTTAACAATAGAACATGGAGCGCAAGTCACGTGCCAGATATTATAGGCACAAGTCATCTCAATAGACGTG GTTATACATCCACAACCATATCATATCAAGTTATGGAACATATGCAAACCAATGTGGTTGCCAAAGAGTACTCAGATGACTTACCTATTACATCGTCATATGAATCTGCCATGGAAGCACTTTCCTCCCTGATTACATGTAAAAAGCGTGGAGATACATCATCCGTAGGTGGTAAATATGGGAAATTGGAAAGGATGTCGATATATCTCAAG ATATTAGGCTTGGAGGAAAAGATAGATGGACTCAGAATAATTCATGTAGCTGGAACGAAGGGCAAG GGTTCAACATGCACGTTTTGTGAGGCTATTCTACGGGAGTGTGGTTTTCGAACGGGACTGTTCACTTCTCCTCACTTGATTGATGTGAGAGAAAGATTTCGGATCAATGG GTTGGACATAACTGAAGATAGGTTTCTGCCATAtttttggagttgttggagTCAGCTGGAG GTTGATGTTGCTATTATTGAAGTCGGTCTTGGGGGAAAAAGAGATTCAACAAATGTG ATCAACAAACCTGTTGTTTGTGGGATAACTTCACTGGGGATGGACCACATAGAAGCATTGG GAAATACACTTGGGCAGATAGCCTCTCACAAGGCTGGAATATTCAAG CCTCATATTCCTGCATTCGTGGTACCTCAACTTTCTGAAGCAATGGATGTTATACATGAGGTGGCTGAAGGATTAGCG GTTCCATTGGGAGTAGTGCCACCACTTGACTGTGAAAAGATGGATGGTTTTAAGCTTAGCTTGTCTGGTGACCACCAGTCCATTAACGCCGGTCTTGCCGTTGCTCTTTCTAAATGTTGGCTTCAAAGAACCGGGAATTGGGAAAAACTAATCAGAAAACAGGAAATCCTGGAAGGTGATTTACCAGAGCCATTTCATAGAGGTCTTTCAACAGCGCATCTTTCTGGGAGAGCTCAGATTGTTTATGATACTTCTTTGAAGTCCTACAACTCATCAAAAGAGCCTGAAAGTTCTTGTGGAGATCTAATTTTCTACTTGGATGGAGCTCACAGTCCTGAGAGCATGGAGGTTTGTGGCAGATGGTTCTCTACTGCCGTcaaaggaaaccagaaaacatTGTCTCGTTTGAGGGTTGAAAACGCAGAGCAGGTTTTGGGGAATGGTCACATCCAATATGGATCAGGGAAAATGGAGGAGCCTTATGAAACATCAAAGCAG ATTCTTTTATTCAATTGCATGGAGGTTAGAGACCCTCAAGCACTGCTTCCGCAGCTTGTAAATACATGTGTTTCCTCAG GTATTCATCTCTCAAAGGCCCTTTTCGTTCCAAGTATGTCAAGTTATAGCAAAGTTACTTCTGCTGCCTCGGTCATTCCTGAAAACTTTAGCCGGGACCTGTCTTGGCAATTTAACCTCCAGAGACTTTGGGAGAAGATGATTCATGGGAAGG AAGTCGACATTGTTATGGATGCAGAACTAGAGATTGATGCTGCAAAAGTTTTACCTTATGAGTTTCTTTATGAGGATGCTTCTCATTGCAGTCCGGTAGATAATCGTTTTTCCTGCAGTGCTGTAATCCCTTCACTACCATTGGCAATAAGTTGGCTCCGGGATTGTGTAAAACGTAACCCTTCTGTTAGAATCCAG GTTCTTGTAACGGGATCGCTGCATTTGGTCGGAGATGTACTAAAGCTGTTGAAGAGATGA
- the LOC103454548 gene encoding folylpolyglutamate synthase isoform X1: MNAYSHTHLKCDLFGVSHVHDRSHCLFNNRTWSASHVPDIIGTSHLNRRGYTSTTISYQVMEHMQTNVVAKEYSDDLPITSSYESAMEALSSLITCKKRGDTSSVGGKYGKLERMSIYLKILGLEEKIDGLRIIHVAGTKGKGSTCTFCEAILRECGFRTGLFTSPHLIDVRERFRINGLDITEDRFLPYFWSCWSQLEEKVTEDLPMPPLFQFLTLLALKIFICEQVDVAIIEVGLGGKRDSTNVINKPVVCGITSLGMDHIEALGNTLGQIASHKAGIFKPHIPAFVVPQLSEAMDVIHEVAEGLAVPLGVVPPLDCEKMDGFKLSLSGDHQSINAGLAVALSKCWLQRTGNWEKLIRKQEILEGDLPEPFHRGLSTAHLSGRAQIVYDTSLKSYNSSKEPESSCGDLIFYLDGAHSPESMEVCGRWFSTAVKGNQKTLSRLRVENAEQVLGNGHIQYGSGKMEEPYETSKQILLFNCMEVRDPQALLPQLVNTCVSSGIHLSKALFVPSMSSYSKVTSAASVIPENFSRDLSWQFNLQRLWEKMIHGKEVDIVMDAELEIDAAKVLPYEFLYEDASHCSPVDNRFSCSAVIPSLPLAISWLRDCVKRNPSVRIQVLVTGSLHLVGDVLKLLKR; this comes from the exons ATGAATGCCTATTCACACACTCACCTGAAGTGTGATCTTTTTGGTGTTTCACACGTCCATGACCGAAGTCATTGCTTGTTTAACAATAGAACATGGAGCGCAAGTCACGTGCCAGATATTATAGGCACAAGTCATCTCAATAGACGTG GTTATACATCCACAACCATATCATATCAAGTTATGGAACATATGCAAACCAATGTGGTTGCCAAAGAGTACTCAGATGACTTACCTATTACATCGTCATATGAATCTGCCATGGAAGCACTTTCCTCCCTGATTACATGTAAAAAGCGTGGAGATACATCATCCGTAGGTGGTAAATATGGGAAATTGGAAAGGATGTCGATATATCTCAAG ATATTAGGCTTGGAGGAAAAGATAGATGGACTCAGAATAATTCATGTAGCTGGAACGAAGGGCAAG GGTTCAACATGCACGTTTTGTGAGGCTATTCTACGGGAGTGTGGTTTTCGAACGGGACTGTTCACTTCTCCTCACTTGATTGATGTGAGAGAAAGATTTCGGATCAATGG GTTGGACATAACTGAAGATAGGTTTCTGCCATAtttttggagttgttggagTCAGCTGGAG GAAAAGGTTACAGAGGACCTGCCAATGCCTCCATTATTTCAGTTCCTCACTTTATTGGCTCTCAAAATATTTATCTGTGAACAG GTTGATGTTGCTATTATTGAAGTCGGTCTTGGGGGAAAAAGAGATTCAACAAATGTG ATCAACAAACCTGTTGTTTGTGGGATAACTTCACTGGGGATGGACCACATAGAAGCATTGG GAAATACACTTGGGCAGATAGCCTCTCACAAGGCTGGAATATTCAAG CCTCATATTCCTGCATTCGTGGTACCTCAACTTTCTGAAGCAATGGATGTTATACATGAGGTGGCTGAAGGATTAGCG GTTCCATTGGGAGTAGTGCCACCACTTGACTGTGAAAAGATGGATGGTTTTAAGCTTAGCTTGTCTGGTGACCACCAGTCCATTAACGCCGGTCTTGCCGTTGCTCTTTCTAAATGTTGGCTTCAAAGAACCGGGAATTGGGAAAAACTAATCAGAAAACAGGAAATCCTGGAAGGTGATTTACCAGAGCCATTTCATAGAGGTCTTTCAACAGCGCATCTTTCTGGGAGAGCTCAGATTGTTTATGATACTTCTTTGAAGTCCTACAACTCATCAAAAGAGCCTGAAAGTTCTTGTGGAGATCTAATTTTCTACTTGGATGGAGCTCACAGTCCTGAGAGCATGGAGGTTTGTGGCAGATGGTTCTCTACTGCCGTcaaaggaaaccagaaaacatTGTCTCGTTTGAGGGTTGAAAACGCAGAGCAGGTTTTGGGGAATGGTCACATCCAATATGGATCAGGGAAAATGGAGGAGCCTTATGAAACATCAAAGCAG ATTCTTTTATTCAATTGCATGGAGGTTAGAGACCCTCAAGCACTGCTTCCGCAGCTTGTAAATACATGTGTTTCCTCAG GTATTCATCTCTCAAAGGCCCTTTTCGTTCCAAGTATGTCAAGTTATAGCAAAGTTACTTCTGCTGCCTCGGTCATTCCTGAAAACTTTAGCCGGGACCTGTCTTGGCAATTTAACCTCCAGAGACTTTGGGAGAAGATGATTCATGGGAAGG AAGTCGACATTGTTATGGATGCAGAACTAGAGATTGATGCTGCAAAAGTTTTACCTTATGAGTTTCTTTATGAGGATGCTTCTCATTGCAGTCCGGTAGATAATCGTTTTTCCTGCAGTGCTGTAATCCCTTCACTACCATTGGCAATAAGTTGGCTCCGGGATTGTGTAAAACGTAACCCTTCTGTTAGAATCCAG GTTCTTGTAACGGGATCGCTGCATTTGGTCGGAGATGTACTAAAGCTGTTGAAGAGATGA
- the LOC103454548 gene encoding folylpolyglutamate synthase isoform X2, with translation MNAYSHTHLKCDLFGVSHVHDRSHCLFNNRTWSASHVPDIIGTSHLNRRGYTSTTISYQVMEHMQTNVVAKEYSDDLPITSSYESAMEALSSLITCKKRGDTSSVGGKYGKLERMSIYLKGSTCTFCEAILRECGFRTGLFTSPHLIDVRERFRINGLDITEDRFLPYFWSCWSQLEEKVTEDLPMPPLFQFLTLLALKIFICEQVDVAIIEVGLGGKRDSTNVINKPVVCGITSLGMDHIEALGNTLGQIASHKAGIFKPHIPAFVVPQLSEAMDVIHEVAEGLAVPLGVVPPLDCEKMDGFKLSLSGDHQSINAGLAVALSKCWLQRTGNWEKLIRKQEILEGDLPEPFHRGLSTAHLSGRAQIVYDTSLKSYNSSKEPESSCGDLIFYLDGAHSPESMEVCGRWFSTAVKGNQKTLSRLRVENAEQVLGNGHIQYGSGKMEEPYETSKQILLFNCMEVRDPQALLPQLVNTCVSSGIHLSKALFVPSMSSYSKVTSAASVIPENFSRDLSWQFNLQRLWEKMIHGKEVDIVMDAELEIDAAKVLPYEFLYEDASHCSPVDNRFSCSAVIPSLPLAISWLRDCVKRNPSVRIQVLVTGSLHLVGDVLKLLKR, from the exons ATGAATGCCTATTCACACACTCACCTGAAGTGTGATCTTTTTGGTGTTTCACACGTCCATGACCGAAGTCATTGCTTGTTTAACAATAGAACATGGAGCGCAAGTCACGTGCCAGATATTATAGGCACAAGTCATCTCAATAGACGTG GTTATACATCCACAACCATATCATATCAAGTTATGGAACATATGCAAACCAATGTGGTTGCCAAAGAGTACTCAGATGACTTACCTATTACATCGTCATATGAATCTGCCATGGAAGCACTTTCCTCCCTGATTACATGTAAAAAGCGTGGAGATACATCATCCGTAGGTGGTAAATATGGGAAATTGGAAAGGATGTCGATATATCTCAAG GGTTCAACATGCACGTTTTGTGAGGCTATTCTACGGGAGTGTGGTTTTCGAACGGGACTGTTCACTTCTCCTCACTTGATTGATGTGAGAGAAAGATTTCGGATCAATGG GTTGGACATAACTGAAGATAGGTTTCTGCCATAtttttggagttgttggagTCAGCTGGAG GAAAAGGTTACAGAGGACCTGCCAATGCCTCCATTATTTCAGTTCCTCACTTTATTGGCTCTCAAAATATTTATCTGTGAACAG GTTGATGTTGCTATTATTGAAGTCGGTCTTGGGGGAAAAAGAGATTCAACAAATGTG ATCAACAAACCTGTTGTTTGTGGGATAACTTCACTGGGGATGGACCACATAGAAGCATTGG GAAATACACTTGGGCAGATAGCCTCTCACAAGGCTGGAATATTCAAG CCTCATATTCCTGCATTCGTGGTACCTCAACTTTCTGAAGCAATGGATGTTATACATGAGGTGGCTGAAGGATTAGCG GTTCCATTGGGAGTAGTGCCACCACTTGACTGTGAAAAGATGGATGGTTTTAAGCTTAGCTTGTCTGGTGACCACCAGTCCATTAACGCCGGTCTTGCCGTTGCTCTTTCTAAATGTTGGCTTCAAAGAACCGGGAATTGGGAAAAACTAATCAGAAAACAGGAAATCCTGGAAGGTGATTTACCAGAGCCATTTCATAGAGGTCTTTCAACAGCGCATCTTTCTGGGAGAGCTCAGATTGTTTATGATACTTCTTTGAAGTCCTACAACTCATCAAAAGAGCCTGAAAGTTCTTGTGGAGATCTAATTTTCTACTTGGATGGAGCTCACAGTCCTGAGAGCATGGAGGTTTGTGGCAGATGGTTCTCTACTGCCGTcaaaggaaaccagaaaacatTGTCTCGTTTGAGGGTTGAAAACGCAGAGCAGGTTTTGGGGAATGGTCACATCCAATATGGATCAGGGAAAATGGAGGAGCCTTATGAAACATCAAAGCAG ATTCTTTTATTCAATTGCATGGAGGTTAGAGACCCTCAAGCACTGCTTCCGCAGCTTGTAAATACATGTGTTTCCTCAG GTATTCATCTCTCAAAGGCCCTTTTCGTTCCAAGTATGTCAAGTTATAGCAAAGTTACTTCTGCTGCCTCGGTCATTCCTGAAAACTTTAGCCGGGACCTGTCTTGGCAATTTAACCTCCAGAGACTTTGGGAGAAGATGATTCATGGGAAGG AAGTCGACATTGTTATGGATGCAGAACTAGAGATTGATGCTGCAAAAGTTTTACCTTATGAGTTTCTTTATGAGGATGCTTCTCATTGCAGTCCGGTAGATAATCGTTTTTCCTGCAGTGCTGTAATCCCTTCACTACCATTGGCAATAAGTTGGCTCCGGGATTGTGTAAAACGTAACCCTTCTGTTAGAATCCAG GTTCTTGTAACGGGATCGCTGCATTTGGTCGGAGATGTACTAAAGCTGTTGAAGAGATGA
- the LOC103454596 gene encoding glycosyltransferase-like At3g57200, translated as MAGLYSSSRPTSSSSSSSFASSSSFQTFASRLLLLLTVLPLTLAAFAFVLQWRGGLNDPVTRWSPDRHEFPGMVGMVQTGGPQRQALHSSGSDCVDVLGGSHSPAFPYYKDWKFDYASDLRPKISIQTSTSAGLEQTLPWIFYHKVIGVTNFFLFVEGKAASPKVSKVLETIPGVKVIYRTKELEEQQAKSRIWNETWLSSFFYKPCNYELFVKQSLNMEMAIVMAREAGMDWIIHLDTDELIYPAGIHEYSLRQLLSDVPGNVDIVIFPNYESSVERDDIKEPFSEVSMFKKNYDHLPKDVYFGNYKEATRGNPNYFLTYGNGKSAARIQDHLRPNGAHRWHNYMKTPNEIKLDEAAVLHYTYPKFSDLTSRRDRCGCKPTKDDVKRCFMLEFDRAAFIIASTATEEEMLSWYRERIVWTDKTLNLKLQRKGILTRIYAPMVIIQGLRESGVFSSVIASAAQTNLSKDQFLSSVESSNSSRESTSGAITSRKIGKLIDSQATARRVLEFTDDASHLLAVPPLSPPGLDEDDFQIDVQLSSESQ; from the exons ATGGCGGGTCTCTACTCTTCCTCCAGACCCACctcgtcttcctcctcctcgtcgtttgcatcttcttcttccttccagaCCTTCGCCTCCCGCCTCCTCCTGCTCCTCACTGTCCTCCCCCTGACTCTCGCCGCCTTCGCCTTCGTTCTCCAGTGGCGGGGCGGCCTCAATGACCCCGTTACCCGGTGGTCGCCGGACCGCCACGAGTTCCCCGGCATGGTTGGGATGGTCCAGACGGGTGGGCCCCAACGCCAGGCTTTACATTCTTCGGGTTCTGACTGTGTCGATGTTCTGGGTGGGAGCCACTCCCCCGCCTTCCCTTACTACAAGGATTGGAAGTTCGATTACGCCTCCGATCTGAGGCCCAAG ATATCCATTCAAACAAGCACTTCAGCTGGTTTAGAGCAAACTTTGCCATGGATCTTTTATCATAAGGTTATTGGAGTAACAAACTTTTTCCTTTTCGTGGAAGGGAAGGCTGCATCCCCCAAAGTATCTAAAGTTTTAGAAACCATTCCA GGAGTGAAGGTTATATACAGGACAAAGGAATTGGAGGAGCAGCAAGCTAAAAG CCGGATTTGGAACGAGACTTGGTTGTCTAGCTTCTTCTATAAGCCGTGTAATTATGAGTTGTTTGTGAAGCAGTCCCTTAACATGGAGATGGCTATTGTCATGGCAAGG GAAGCTGGCATGGATTGGATCATCCATCTTGACACTGATGAGCTAATATATCCAGCAGGCATTCATGAGTACTCTTTGAGACAGTTGTTGTCCGATGTACCTGGAAATGTTGATATTGTTATCTTTCCAAATTAT GAAAGTAGTGTAGAGCGTGACGATATCAAGGAACCTTTCAGTGAG GTGTCAATGTTCAAGAAAAACTATGACCATCTTCCAAAggatgtatattttggaaattatAAAGAAGCAACTCGGGGCAACCCAAACTACTTTCTAACATATGGAAATGGGAAATCAGCTGCTCGAATTCAAGATCACCTTCGCCCTAATGGTGCACACAGATGGCACAATTATATGAAGACGCCAAA TGAGATCAAATTGGATGAGGCTGCTGTTCTGCATTATACATATCCCAAATTTTCTGATTTGACCTCTAGACGTGATCGGTGTGGTTGCAAGCCTACCAAGGACGATGTTAAAAGATGTTTCATGTTGGAATTTGACAGAGCT GCATTCATAATTGCTTCCACTGCAACAGAGGAGGAAATGCTTAGCTG GTACCGGGAACGCATTGTGTGGACTGACAAAACGCTAAACTTAAAACTTCAAAGGAAGGGCATCTTGACTCGGATTTATGCACCAATG GTCATCATTCAAGGATTAAGGGAATCGGGTGTTTTCAGCTCGGTAATTGCATCAGCTGCACAAACAAATCTCTCAAAAGATCAGTTTTTGTCTTCGGTTGAGAGTAGCAACTCCTCTAGGGAATCAACATCTGGGGCAATTACTTCTAGAAAGATTGGTAAACTAATAGATTCTCAAGCAACCGCAAGAAGGGTCTTGGAATTCACAGACGATGCCTCTCACCTGTTGGCAGTTCCACCATTATCTCCTCCTGGCTTGGATGAGGATGATTTTCAAATTGACGTACAACTCTCTTCCGAATCACAATGA
- the LOC103454548 gene encoding folylpolyglutamate synthase isoform X4: MNAYSHTHLKCDLFGVSHVHDRSHCLFNNRTWSASHVPDIIGTSHLNRRGYTSTTISYQVMEHMQTNVVAKEYSDDLPITSSYESAMEALSSLITCKKRGDTSSVGGKYGKLERMSIYLKGSTCTFCEAILRECGFRTGLFTSPHLIDVRERFRINGLDITEDRFLPYFWSCWSQLEVDVAIIEVGLGGKRDSTNVINKPVVCGITSLGMDHIEALGNTLGQIASHKAGIFKPHIPAFVVPQLSEAMDVIHEVAEGLAVPLGVVPPLDCEKMDGFKLSLSGDHQSINAGLAVALSKCWLQRTGNWEKLIRKQEILEGDLPEPFHRGLSTAHLSGRAQIVYDTSLKSYNSSKEPESSCGDLIFYLDGAHSPESMEVCGRWFSTAVKGNQKTLSRLRVENAEQVLGNGHIQYGSGKMEEPYETSKQILLFNCMEVRDPQALLPQLVNTCVSSGIHLSKALFVPSMSSYSKVTSAASVIPENFSRDLSWQFNLQRLWEKMIHGKEVDIVMDAELEIDAAKVLPYEFLYEDASHCSPVDNRFSCSAVIPSLPLAISWLRDCVKRNPSVRIQVLVTGSLHLVGDVLKLLKR; the protein is encoded by the exons ATGAATGCCTATTCACACACTCACCTGAAGTGTGATCTTTTTGGTGTTTCACACGTCCATGACCGAAGTCATTGCTTGTTTAACAATAGAACATGGAGCGCAAGTCACGTGCCAGATATTATAGGCACAAGTCATCTCAATAGACGTG GTTATACATCCACAACCATATCATATCAAGTTATGGAACATATGCAAACCAATGTGGTTGCCAAAGAGTACTCAGATGACTTACCTATTACATCGTCATATGAATCTGCCATGGAAGCACTTTCCTCCCTGATTACATGTAAAAAGCGTGGAGATACATCATCCGTAGGTGGTAAATATGGGAAATTGGAAAGGATGTCGATATATCTCAAG GGTTCAACATGCACGTTTTGTGAGGCTATTCTACGGGAGTGTGGTTTTCGAACGGGACTGTTCACTTCTCCTCACTTGATTGATGTGAGAGAAAGATTTCGGATCAATGG GTTGGACATAACTGAAGATAGGTTTCTGCCATAtttttggagttgttggagTCAGCTGGAG GTTGATGTTGCTATTATTGAAGTCGGTCTTGGGGGAAAAAGAGATTCAACAAATGTG ATCAACAAACCTGTTGTTTGTGGGATAACTTCACTGGGGATGGACCACATAGAAGCATTGG GAAATACACTTGGGCAGATAGCCTCTCACAAGGCTGGAATATTCAAG CCTCATATTCCTGCATTCGTGGTACCTCAACTTTCTGAAGCAATGGATGTTATACATGAGGTGGCTGAAGGATTAGCG GTTCCATTGGGAGTAGTGCCACCACTTGACTGTGAAAAGATGGATGGTTTTAAGCTTAGCTTGTCTGGTGACCACCAGTCCATTAACGCCGGTCTTGCCGTTGCTCTTTCTAAATGTTGGCTTCAAAGAACCGGGAATTGGGAAAAACTAATCAGAAAACAGGAAATCCTGGAAGGTGATTTACCAGAGCCATTTCATAGAGGTCTTTCAACAGCGCATCTTTCTGGGAGAGCTCAGATTGTTTATGATACTTCTTTGAAGTCCTACAACTCATCAAAAGAGCCTGAAAGTTCTTGTGGAGATCTAATTTTCTACTTGGATGGAGCTCACAGTCCTGAGAGCATGGAGGTTTGTGGCAGATGGTTCTCTACTGCCGTcaaaggaaaccagaaaacatTGTCTCGTTTGAGGGTTGAAAACGCAGAGCAGGTTTTGGGGAATGGTCACATCCAATATGGATCAGGGAAAATGGAGGAGCCTTATGAAACATCAAAGCAG ATTCTTTTATTCAATTGCATGGAGGTTAGAGACCCTCAAGCACTGCTTCCGCAGCTTGTAAATACATGTGTTTCCTCAG GTATTCATCTCTCAAAGGCCCTTTTCGTTCCAAGTATGTCAAGTTATAGCAAAGTTACTTCTGCTGCCTCGGTCATTCCTGAAAACTTTAGCCGGGACCTGTCTTGGCAATTTAACCTCCAGAGACTTTGGGAGAAGATGATTCATGGGAAGG AAGTCGACATTGTTATGGATGCAGAACTAGAGATTGATGCTGCAAAAGTTTTACCTTATGAGTTTCTTTATGAGGATGCTTCTCATTGCAGTCCGGTAGATAATCGTTTTTCCTGCAGTGCTGTAATCCCTTCACTACCATTGGCAATAAGTTGGCTCCGGGATTGTGTAAAACGTAACCCTTCTGTTAGAATCCAG GTTCTTGTAACGGGATCGCTGCATTTGGTCGGAGATGTACTAAAGCTGTTGAAGAGATGA